A single bacterium DNA region contains:
- a CDS encoding SDR family oxidoreductase, whose product MTRLEGKIAIVTGAARGTGAMVARLFVEEGARVLLADVNEEQGRETARALGEAAIFQRLDVSSEDDWRHAIQAAEERFGALHILVNNAGILHMAALEDTSLADYERVIRVNQVGTFLGLRAGTPALRTAGGGSIVNVCSVDGVSAKNGEIAYASSKWAVRGLTRVAALELGKWGIRVNAVCPEQGSTEMIAPQILEGVDPALAQSFMHPFLAYQRERSVEDRIRDIANMILFLASDESLSCTGADFRVDSGNTAGKKIKGIPGY is encoded by the coding sequence ATGACGCGTCTCGAAGGAAAGATCGCGATCGTCACGGGAGCCGCTCGTGGAACCGGCGCAATGGTTGCCCGGTTGTTCGTCGAAGAGGGCGCGCGCGTGCTCCTGGCCGATGTCAACGAGGAGCAAGGTCGCGAGACGGCGAGGGCGTTGGGCGAAGCGGCGATTTTCCAGCGTCTCGATGTCTCCTCCGAGGACGATTGGAGGCATGCCATCCAAGCGGCCGAGGAACGCTTCGGAGCGCTTCATATCCTCGTGAACAATGCCGGGATCCTCCACATGGCGGCCCTGGAGGACACGAGCCTCGCCGACTACGAGCGGGTGATTCGTGTGAACCAGGTCGGAACCTTTCTCGGCCTGCGTGCCGGCACACCGGCCCTCCGCACAGCGGGAGGCGGATCGATCGTCAACGTCTGCTCGGTGGACGGAGTTTCGGCCAAGAACGGCGAGATCGCCTACGCGTCCAGCAAATGGGCCGTGCGCGGGCTTACCCGGGTCGCGGCCCTGGAACTCGGCAAATGGGGAATCCGCGTGAATGCCGTCTGCCCCGAGCAGGGCAGCACCGAGATGATCGCGCCCCAGATCCTCGAGGGCGTCGATCCCGCGCTGGCTCAATCCTTCATGCACCCCTTCCTCGCGTATCAGCGCGAGCGAAGCGTGGAAGACCGGATCCGCGACATTGCCAACATGATCCTGTTCCTCGCCTCGGACGAGAGCCTCTCTTGCACCGGCGCGGATTTCCGCGTCGACAGTGGAAACACGGCGGGGAAGAAGATCAAGGGCATTCCAGGCTATTGA